In Nicotiana tabacum cultivar K326 chromosome 11, ASM71507v2, whole genome shotgun sequence, a single window of DNA contains:
- the LOC107817187 gene encoding 3-phosphoinositide-dependent protein kinase 2-like isoform X2, translating into MEQELNSKLRIQNNSPNAQRSKSFAFRAPQVNFTIQDFELGKIYGVGSYSKVVRAKKKDTGNVYALKIMDKKFITKENKTAYVKLERIVLDQLDHPGIVPLFFTFQDTFSLYMGLESCEGGELFDQITRKGRLSEEEARFYAAEVADALEYIHSMGLIHRDIKPENLLLTADGHIKVADFGSVKPMQDSRITVLPNAASDDKACTFVGTAAYVPPEVLNSSPATFGNDLWALGCTLYQMLSGTSPFKDASEWLIFQRIIARDIRFPNHFSDEARDLIDRLLDIDPSRRPGAGPDGYASLKNHPFFREVDWDSLRSQTPPCLAAEPKAHSTRSSGEDQDSSCNPSHIGDGSARTNDGNGGTTSSSEAGSITRLASIDSFDSKWKQFLEPGESVLMISMVKKMQKLTSKKVKLILTNKPKLIYVDPSKLVVKGNIIWSDNSNDLSIQVTSPSQFKVCTPKKVLSFEDAKQRAMQWKKAIEALQNR; encoded by the exons ATGGAGCAAGAATTAAATTCAAAGCTTAGGATTCAGAACAATTCACCAAATGCTCAAAGGTCTAAGAGCTTCGCATTTAGAGCACCTCAGGTGAATTTCACAATCCAAGATTTTGAATTGGGAAAGATCTATGGAGTTGGTTCTTATTCCAAG GTTGTCAGAGCAAAAAAGAAAGATACAGGGAATGTTTATGCCTTGAAGATCATGGACAAAAAGTTCATCACTAAAGAAAATAAGACTGCTTATGTGAAATTAGAGAGAATTGTGCTTGATCAACTGGATCATCCTGGCATTGTACCACTATTTTTTACCTTCCAAGACACTTTTTCACTAT ACATGGGCCTGGAGTCCTGCGAAGGTGGGGAGCTTTTTGATCAAATTACCCGG AAAGGCCGTTTGTCTGAGGAGGAGGCTCGTTTTTATGCAGCTGAAGTAGCAGATGCTCTTGAATATATACACAGCATGGGATTGATTCATCGAGATATTAAG CCCGAGAACCTGCTACTTACTGCAGATGGACATATTAAAGTTGCCGACTTTGGCAGTGTAAAGCCCATGCAAGATAGCAGAATAACAGTCCTTCCAAATGCAGCATCAG ATGACAAGGCTTGTACTTTTGTGGGGACAGCTGCATATGTGCCTCCTGAAGTTTTAAATTCCTCTCCTGCAACTTTTGG AAATGATCTCTGGGCACTTGGCTGCACCTTGTATCAAATGCTTTCAGGAACTTCTCCCTTTAAAGATGCCAGCGAATGGCTCATCTTTCAAAGAATCATTGCAAGAGATATCAGGTTCCCAAATCATTTTTCAGATGAAGCCAGAGATCTCATTGATAGGTTACTG GATATTGATCCTAGCCGAAGACCGGGTGCTGGACCTGATGGTTATGCTTCACTGAAGAACCATCCTTTCTTTAGGGAGGTTGATTGGGATAGTTTAAGGTCTCAAACTCCTCCATGTCTTGCTGCAGAGCCAAAA GCCCACTCTACTCGTAGCAGTGGTGAAGATCAAGATTCTTCATGTAATCCATCACATATTGGGGATGGATCAGCTAGAACTAATGATGGAAATGGTGGTACAACATCCTCTTCTGAAGCTGGTAGCATTACCAGGCTTGCTTCAATTGACTCTTTTGATTCAAAATG GAAACAATTTTTGGAGCCTGGTGAATCCGTTCTTATGATCTCCATGGTGAAAAAGATGCAGAAGCTTACAAGCAAGAAAGTTAAGCTTATCCTGACAAATAAGCCAAAGTTGATCTATGTAGACCCCTCAAAGTTGGTGGTCAAAGGGAACATTATATGGTCCGACAATTCTAACGATCTTAGTATTCAAGTCACAAGTCCTTCACAGTTTAAGGTTTGCACA CCAAAGAAAGTATTGTCTTTCGAGGATGCTAAGCAACGAGCAATGCAGTGGAAAAAGGCAATTGAAGCTCTCCAAAACCGGTGA
- the LOC107817187 gene encoding 3-phosphoinositide-dependent protein kinase 2-like isoform X1, whose product MEQELNSKLRIQNNSPNAQRSKSFAFRAPQVNFTIQDFELGKIYGVGSYSKVVRAKKKDTGNVYALKIMDKKFITKENKTAYVKLERIVLDQLDHPGIVPLFFTFQDTFSLYMGLESCEGGELFDQITRKGRLSEEEARFYAAEVADALEYIHSMGLIHRDIKPENLLLTADGHIKVADFGSVKPMQDSRITVLPNAASDDKACTFVGTAAYVPPEVLNSSPATFGNDLWALGCTLYQMLSGTSPFKDASEWLIFQRIIARDIRFPNHFSDEARDLIDRLLDIDPSRRPGAGPDGYASLKNHPFFREVDWDSLRSQTPPCLAAEPKAIPNLQAHSTRSSGEDQDSSCNPSHIGDGSARTNDGNGGTTSSSEAGSITRLASIDSFDSKWKQFLEPGESVLMISMVKKMQKLTSKKVKLILTNKPKLIYVDPSKLVVKGNIIWSDNSNDLSIQVTSPSQFKVCTPKKVLSFEDAKQRAMQWKKAIEALQNR is encoded by the exons ATGGAGCAAGAATTAAATTCAAAGCTTAGGATTCAGAACAATTCACCAAATGCTCAAAGGTCTAAGAGCTTCGCATTTAGAGCACCTCAGGTGAATTTCACAATCCAAGATTTTGAATTGGGAAAGATCTATGGAGTTGGTTCTTATTCCAAG GTTGTCAGAGCAAAAAAGAAAGATACAGGGAATGTTTATGCCTTGAAGATCATGGACAAAAAGTTCATCACTAAAGAAAATAAGACTGCTTATGTGAAATTAGAGAGAATTGTGCTTGATCAACTGGATCATCCTGGCATTGTACCACTATTTTTTACCTTCCAAGACACTTTTTCACTAT ACATGGGCCTGGAGTCCTGCGAAGGTGGGGAGCTTTTTGATCAAATTACCCGG AAAGGCCGTTTGTCTGAGGAGGAGGCTCGTTTTTATGCAGCTGAAGTAGCAGATGCTCTTGAATATATACACAGCATGGGATTGATTCATCGAGATATTAAG CCCGAGAACCTGCTACTTACTGCAGATGGACATATTAAAGTTGCCGACTTTGGCAGTGTAAAGCCCATGCAAGATAGCAGAATAACAGTCCTTCCAAATGCAGCATCAG ATGACAAGGCTTGTACTTTTGTGGGGACAGCTGCATATGTGCCTCCTGAAGTTTTAAATTCCTCTCCTGCAACTTTTGG AAATGATCTCTGGGCACTTGGCTGCACCTTGTATCAAATGCTTTCAGGAACTTCTCCCTTTAAAGATGCCAGCGAATGGCTCATCTTTCAAAGAATCATTGCAAGAGATATCAGGTTCCCAAATCATTTTTCAGATGAAGCCAGAGATCTCATTGATAGGTTACTG GATATTGATCCTAGCCGAAGACCGGGTGCTGGACCTGATGGTTATGCTTCACTGAAGAACCATCCTTTCTTTAGGGAGGTTGATTGGGATAGTTTAAGGTCTCAAACTCCTCCATGTCTTGCTGCAGAGCCAAAA GCTATCCCAAATCTTCAGGCCCACTCTACTCGTAGCAGTGGTGAAGATCAAGATTCTTCATGTAATCCATCACATATTGGGGATGGATCAGCTAGAACTAATGATGGAAATGGTGGTACAACATCCTCTTCTGAAGCTGGTAGCATTACCAGGCTTGCTTCAATTGACTCTTTTGATTCAAAATG GAAACAATTTTTGGAGCCTGGTGAATCCGTTCTTATGATCTCCATGGTGAAAAAGATGCAGAAGCTTACAAGCAAGAAAGTTAAGCTTATCCTGACAAATAAGCCAAAGTTGATCTATGTAGACCCCTCAAAGTTGGTGGTCAAAGGGAACATTATATGGTCCGACAATTCTAACGATCTTAGTATTCAAGTCACAAGTCCTTCACAGTTTAAGGTTTGCACA CCAAAGAAAGTATTGTCTTTCGAGGATGCTAAGCAACGAGCAATGCAGTGGAAAAAGGCAATTGAAGCTCTCCAAAACCGGTGA